A window of Ardenticatena maritima contains these coding sequences:
- a CDS encoding mechanosensitive ion channel family protein — protein MPSFDQQSLIAFLESLIGSPESALWRLQMSIVVLVALWLANRVWVKLLERRDLSPEQQFSLQKTFSYITSVLALILLARFWFNDFRSVATFLGLLSAGLAIALRDPLTNFVGWLFIIWRRPYVVGDRIQIGDLRGDVIDLRIFQTLLLEIGNWVQNEQSTGRILHVPNQRVFTDTIANYTKGFGYIWNEIPVVITFESNWEKAETILRNILERYWAQEADAAHAELKRATRRYYILFPTISPTVYLDVVDNGVRLTMRYMTRARQRRSTAEYLWKEVLRAFAQERDIDLAYPTQRLYFEPQEGKRARPQRHDEQA, from the coding sequence ATGCCTTCCTTTGACCAGCAATCCCTAATCGCCTTCCTTGAATCGCTCATCGGCTCGCCAGAAAGCGCCCTCTGGCGCTTGCAAATGAGCATCGTGGTGCTTGTTGCCCTCTGGCTGGCGAACCGTGTATGGGTGAAACTCCTGGAACGCCGCGACCTTTCCCCTGAACAACAATTCAGCCTGCAAAAAACGTTCAGTTACATCACCAGCGTGCTCGCCTTGATTCTCCTGGCGCGCTTCTGGTTCAACGATTTTCGCTCCGTCGCGACGTTCCTGGGGTTGCTCTCCGCCGGTCTGGCGATTGCCCTGCGCGACCCGCTCACCAATTTTGTGGGCTGGCTGTTCATCATCTGGCGGCGTCCCTACGTCGTCGGCGACCGCATTCAAATCGGCGATTTGCGCGGCGACGTGATTGACCTGCGCATCTTCCAAACCCTGCTGCTGGAAATCGGCAATTGGGTACAAAACGAGCAAAGTACGGGGCGCATTCTGCACGTTCCCAATCAACGGGTATTCACCGATACCATCGCCAACTACACCAAAGGCTTTGGGTATATCTGGAATGAAATTCCCGTCGTCATTACCTTTGAAAGCAACTGGGAGAAAGCCGAAACCATCTTGCGCAACATTCTGGAACGCTATTGGGCGCAAGAAGCCGACGCCGCGCACGCCGAACTTAAACGCGCCACGCGGCGCTACTACATTCTCTTCCCCACCATCTCCCCCACAGTGTACCTCGACGTGGTGGATAACGGTGTACGCCTGACCATGCGCTATATGACCCGCGCCCGCCAACGCCGTAGCACCGCTGAATATCTGTGGAAAGAAGTGCTTCGCGCCTTTGCGCAAGAGCGCGACATAGACCTTGCCTATCCCACCCAACGGCTCTACTTTGAACCGCAAGAAGGCAAACGCGCCCGCCCCCAACGCCACGATGAGCAGGCATAA
- a CDS encoding NADH-quinone oxidoreductase subunit N has translation MQINWVDTTFLLAPEILLTVGALIVLVFDLFIEDDTSPILPGFTFLVLVSALAAAAAHAVLGVNDVALFMFAADPLTHFFRLLGIGAALLVLLVSVNYVQARSKHTGEFYSLLLWVTLAVVLVAGAHDLILLYLAFEFLSITSYVLVGWLRDDTRSNEGAMKYLLFGAISSAIMLYGMSLLYGATGTTRLTEIAAFFLQPETQITGLYSMVIPALVFLLAGIGFKISLVPFHQWAPDAYEGAPTPVAAFLSVGSKGAGFAVLSRVLLEAMPAFQEHWTSLLVVLSILTMTLGNLVALRQTNMKRLLAYSSIAQAGYILMGLAAYTAGAPFPADGLSGVLVYLVAYLFTNVGVFIGAVIFEQATGSVAISDYAGLVRRSPWLAFTFVVFFLSLAGLPPTAGFVGKLAVFYATVAKGLYFLAIIGVLNSVVSVYYYFNVIRQMFFMPAPEGAERVRFPASMGLALAISFVGTLLIGFYPEPFLNLANMSRDFISALPLL, from the coding sequence GTGCAAATCAACTGGGTTGATACAACATTCTTGCTCGCACCGGAAATTTTGCTGACCGTTGGTGCGCTCATCGTGCTGGTGTTCGACTTGTTTATTGAAGACGACACCAGCCCCATTTTGCCCGGCTTTACGTTCTTGGTGCTGGTGAGCGCATTGGCGGCGGCTGCTGCACATGCGGTGTTGGGCGTCAACGATGTGGCGTTGTTCATGTTTGCCGCCGACCCGTTGACGCACTTCTTCCGCTTGCTGGGTATTGGCGCGGCCTTGCTCGTTTTGTTGGTGAGCGTGAACTACGTGCAAGCCCGTAGCAAGCACACGGGCGAATTTTACAGCCTGCTGCTGTGGGTCACGTTAGCCGTGGTGCTGGTCGCGGGCGCTCACGACCTGATTTTGCTCTACCTGGCGTTTGAATTCCTCAGTATCACCAGTTATGTGCTCGTGGGCTGGTTGCGCGACGATACCCGCAGCAATGAAGGCGCGATGAAGTACTTGCTCTTTGGGGCGATTTCGTCGGCTATCATGCTGTACGGCATGTCGCTGCTGTATGGGGCGACGGGAACGACGCGCCTGACCGAGATTGCCGCCTTCTTCTTGCAGCCCGAAACGCAAATTACCGGACTCTACTCGATGGTCATCCCTGCGCTGGTCTTCTTGCTGGCGGGGATTGGCTTCAAGATTTCGCTGGTGCCCTTCCACCAATGGGCGCCCGACGCGTACGAAGGCGCACCAACGCCGGTGGCGGCGTTCCTCTCGGTGGGCTCCAAAGGCGCAGGCTTCGCCGTCTTGTCCCGCGTCCTGCTGGAAGCGATGCCGGCGTTCCAGGAACACTGGACGTCGCTCCTGGTGGTGCTGAGCATTCTCACGATGACGCTGGGGAACCTGGTGGCGCTGCGCCAGACCAACATGAAGCGCCTGCTGGCGTACTCTTCGATTGCCCAAGCCGGCTACATTCTGATGGGGCTGGCGGCGTATACGGCTGGTGCGCCCTTCCCGGCGGATGGGTTGTCGGGCGTGTTGGTTTACCTCGTGGCGTACCTCTTCACGAACGTGGGCGTTTTCATCGGCGCGGTGATTTTTGAGCAAGCCACCGGCTCCGTTGCCATCTCGGATTACGCCGGCTTGGTTCGCCGCTCGCCGTGGCTGGCCTTCACGTTCGTGGTCTTCTTCCTCAGCCTGGCGGGCTTGCCGCCGACAGCCGGCTTCGTTGGGAAGTTGGCGGTCTTTTACGCTACGGTCGCCAAGGGGCTTTACTTCCTAGCGATTATCGGTGTGCTGAACAGCGTGGTGAGTGTCTACTACTACTTCAACGTCATTCGCCAGATGTTCTTCATGCCCGCGCCGGAAGGAGCGGAACGGGTGCGCTTCCCGGCGAGCATGGGGCTGGCGCTGGCGATTTCGTTCGTGGGCACGTTGCTGATTGGGTTCTATCCCGAACCCTTCCTGAACCTGGCGAACATGAGCCGCGACTTCATCTCGGCCTTGCCGTTGCTCTAA
- a CDS encoding complex I subunit 4 family protein, whose protein sequence is MNGLPILSIITFAPLVAALVVLFLNNERAIKTWSVLSSFVIFLLTLWLWFAVDPKALGPGEFAFLEEYQWIPAINVFYRMGVDGLSVPLITLTGLLTFLSIFYSTYVINHRVKEYFFLFLFLEVGMFGVFTSLDYFLFYVFWEIGLVPMYFLIGIWGGPRREYAAIKFFIYTLAGSVLMLLAMLGLYFSTGTFDLTALPGQELFGGNFVLKSLAFWGIFLAFAIKVPMWPFHTWLPDAHVEAPTAGSVILAGILLKLGGYGFLRILMPIFPDVFNAYWPVVAVLAVISIVYGALVAMAQWDLKKLIAYSSVNHMGYAMLGIAAAAATLNSSDPAVLDSRAIAVNGAIFQFIAHGLITGALFFLVGVIYERAHTRDLKAFGGLGAVVPKYYAFMAAATFASLGLPGLAGFVSEFMVFRGAFAIIPYIAAIGVIGIVVTAAMYLWKIIQMVFLGPLNEKWKDLPDMHWWEIATLTPLVILFTVFGVYPKPILDYVNAGVVALLNLMG, encoded by the coding sequence ATGAATGGTCTTCCGATTCTTTCAATCATCACGTTCGCACCGTTGGTTGCCGCGCTCGTGGTTCTCTTCCTGAACAACGAGCGTGCCATCAAAACCTGGTCGGTTTTGTCCAGTTTCGTCATCTTCTTGTTGACGCTCTGGCTTTGGTTTGCGGTTGACCCCAAGGCGTTGGGGCCGGGTGAATTCGCATTCCTTGAAGAGTATCAGTGGATTCCGGCAATCAACGTCTTCTACCGCATGGGGGTGGACGGGCTGAGCGTGCCGCTCATTACGCTGACCGGTTTGCTCACGTTCCTGTCCATCTTCTACAGCACGTATGTCATCAATCATCGTGTGAAAGAGTACTTCTTCCTCTTCCTTTTCCTGGAAGTGGGGATGTTTGGCGTCTTCACGTCGCTGGACTACTTCCTCTTCTACGTCTTCTGGGAAATTGGTCTGGTGCCGATGTACTTCCTCATCGGTATCTGGGGTGGTCCGCGCCGTGAATATGCCGCCATCAAGTTCTTCATCTACACGCTGGCCGGCTCGGTTCTGATGTTGTTGGCGATGCTGGGGCTCTACTTCAGCACGGGGACATTCGACCTGACGGCCTTGCCGGGACAGGAACTCTTCGGTGGCAACTTCGTGTTGAAGAGCCTCGCGTTCTGGGGCATTTTCCTGGCGTTCGCCATCAAGGTGCCCATGTGGCCCTTCCACACCTGGTTGCCTGACGCGCACGTGGAAGCGCCAACCGCTGGTTCGGTCATCCTGGCTGGTATCTTGTTGAAGCTGGGTGGGTATGGCTTCCTGCGCATTCTCATGCCCATCTTCCCCGATGTGTTCAACGCCTACTGGCCGGTGGTGGCTGTGCTGGCGGTGATTAGTATCGTGTACGGCGCGTTGGTGGCGATGGCGCAGTGGGACTTGAAGAAGCTGATTGCCTACTCGTCGGTCAACCACATGGGCTATGCCATGCTGGGTATCGCGGCGGCGGCGGCGACGCTGAACAGCAGCGACCCGGCGGTGCTGGATAGCCGCGCCATCGCGGTCAACGGCGCCATCTTCCAGTTCATCGCCCACGGTTTGATTACCGGCGCCTTGTTCTTCCTTGTGGGGGTGATTTACGAACGCGCCCACACGCGCGACCTGAAAGCCTTTGGCGGGCTGGGCGCGGTTGTGCCGAAGTACTACGCCTTTATGGCGGCCGCCACCTTTGCAAGCCTTGGTTTGCCGGGGCTGGCTGGGTTCGTGAGTGAGTTCATGGTCTTCCGTGGCGCGTTCGCCATTATTCCCTACATTGCCGCCATCGGTGTCATCGGTATCGTGGTGACGGCGGCGATGTACCTCTGGAAGATTATCCAGATGGTCTTCCTTGGCCCGCTCAATGAAAAGTGGAAAGATTTGCCTGACATGCACTGGTGGGAAATTGCCACGCTGACGCCGCTGGTCATTCTCTTCACGGTGTTCGGCGTCTATCCCAAGCCCATTCTGGACTATGTCAATGCCGGTGTGGTGGCGTTGTTGAATCTGATGGGGTAA
- the nuoL gene encoding NADH-quinone oxidoreductase subunit L — MESILNYTPLIPVFPIVAFLSIILLTRDNKRLSSTIAIVGAALAWLLSWAVFFASLGAHLAEHPHVQVLDWLPTGTSIFKMSVMVDPLTAIMLVMVPFVATLIFIYSTGYHNLGKREISEEEWLRLTLSGGKEMPEAPYVEPKYSRFFAYVSLFLAGMLTLVVSGNLLLLFIAWEIMGLCSYLLIGFWFYKDSAANAAKKAFLTTRVGDVLLFMGLALLYSKTGSLNLYEILTAEKIELLKEATVTLGFMNIPALPTIALLIFGGAVGKSAQFPLHVWLPDAMEGPTPVSAMIHAATMVAAGVFLVARMLPLFEPLEGSWWLNVVALIGAFTAVFAATIAVAQNDIKRVLAYSTISQLGYMFAALGIGGFIAGVFHMLTHAFFKALLFLGSGSVIHGMEHGVHHVAHHNHGHGDHHDHPDPQDMWNMGNLRKHMPETFWTYLVGTMALAGIPIITAGFWSKDEILAEAYEIWTHEGLTHGAIPFIVWLLLTIGAVLTAFYMGRQLGLVFWGKERTEAAKHAHESPRSMTVPLMVLAIFSIGFGWINIPDNTPVLGAIAESLGIAGWLHHFLAETHMAALGHEYHGVPFVVPVATLSSLLAIAGLVGGIWLYKDVTGDATVSAFERDPVARLFAKIPLIGKPLWRMLENKYYVDEIYSTLVVRPVVAFADFLFKFDDAWIIDPIVNGVGRFGRFLADVGRIIDVYVVDGTVNLVGFMADELSAGLRRLQTGRVQNYLVILLAGVLALAGLFLS; from the coding sequence ATGGAATCTATCCTGAATTACACGCCGCTTATTCCGGTCTTTCCGATCGTGGCGTTTCTGAGCATCATCCTGCTGACGCGCGATAACAAGCGCCTCAGCTCGACGATTGCGATCGTCGGTGCGGCGCTCGCCTGGTTGCTCTCGTGGGCGGTTTTCTTCGCCAGCCTGGGGGCACACCTGGCTGAGCATCCGCACGTGCAGGTGCTCGACTGGCTCCCCACTGGGACCAGCATTTTCAAGATGAGCGTGATGGTTGACCCGCTGACGGCGATCATGCTGGTGATGGTGCCGTTCGTGGCGACGCTCATCTTCATTTACAGCACGGGCTACCACAATTTGGGCAAGCGCGAAATCTCCGAAGAGGAGTGGTTGCGCCTGACCCTGAGTGGCGGCAAGGAGATGCCGGAAGCGCCCTACGTGGAGCCGAAGTATTCGCGCTTCTTTGCCTATGTCTCGCTCTTCTTGGCGGGGATGCTCACGTTGGTGGTGAGCGGTAACTTGTTGCTGCTCTTCATCGCGTGGGAAATCATGGGCTTGTGCTCCTACTTGCTCATCGGTTTCTGGTTCTACAAAGATTCGGCTGCCAACGCCGCCAAGAAGGCGTTTTTGACCACGCGCGTTGGTGACGTGTTGCTCTTCATGGGGTTGGCATTGCTCTACAGCAAAACGGGCTCGCTCAACCTCTATGAAATTCTCACGGCTGAAAAGATTGAATTGTTGAAAGAAGCCACGGTTACGCTGGGCTTTATGAACATTCCGGCGTTGCCCACAATTGCGCTGTTGATTTTCGGCGGTGCGGTGGGCAAGAGTGCGCAGTTCCCGCTGCACGTCTGGTTGCCGGATGCGATGGAAGGCCCGACGCCGGTTTCGGCGATGATTCACGCGGCGACCATGGTGGCGGCTGGTGTGTTCCTGGTCGCGCGCATGTTGCCGCTCTTTGAGCCGCTGGAAGGCTCCTGGTGGCTCAACGTCGTGGCGCTGATTGGTGCGTTCACCGCTGTTTTTGCCGCAACGATTGCTGTGGCGCAAAACGATATCAAGCGTGTGCTGGCGTACTCCACTATCTCGCAGTTGGGGTACATGTTTGCGGCGTTGGGCATTGGCGGCTTTATCGCCGGTGTGTTCCACATGCTCACGCACGCCTTCTTCAAGGCGCTGCTCTTCCTGGGTTCGGGGTCGGTGATTCACGGTATGGAACATGGTGTGCACCATGTGGCGCACCACAACCATGGCCATGGCGATCATCATGACCACCCCGACCCGCAGGACATGTGGAACATGGGCAACCTGCGCAAGCACATGCCCGAAACGTTCTGGACGTACCTTGTCGGGACGATGGCGCTGGCTGGTATCCCCATCATCACAGCGGGCTTCTGGTCGAAGGACGAAATCCTGGCTGAAGCCTACGAAATCTGGACGCATGAAGGCTTGACGCATGGCGCTATCCCCTTCATCGTCTGGCTGCTGCTGACGATTGGCGCGGTGCTCACCGCGTTCTACATGGGGCGCCAGCTGGGGCTGGTGTTCTGGGGCAAGGAACGCACCGAAGCGGCGAAGCATGCCCACGAGTCGCCCCGCTCGATGACGGTGCCGCTGATGGTGCTGGCTATCTTCTCGATTGGCTTTGGCTGGATCAACATCCCCGACAACACGCCTGTGTTGGGGGCGATTGCCGAAAGCCTGGGCATTGCCGGCTGGCTGCACCACTTCCTGGCGGAAACGCATATGGCGGCGCTTGGGCATGAATACCATGGCGTGCCCTTTGTGGTGCCGGTGGCGACGCTTTCCAGCTTGCTGGCGATTGCTGGGCTTGTCGGCGGAATTTGGCTCTACAAGGATGTGACGGGAGACGCTACGGTTTCCGCCTTCGAGCGGGACCCGGTGGCGCGCCTGTTCGCCAAAATCCCGCTGATTGGGAAGCCGCTGTGGCGCATGTTGGAGAACAAGTACTACGTGGACGAAATTTACAGCACGCTGGTGGTGCGCCCAGTGGTGGCGTTCGCCGACTTCCTGTTCAAGTTTGACGATGCCTGGATTATTGACCCGATTGTCAACGGTGTGGGGCGCTTTGGGCGCTTCCTCGCCGACGTTGGGCGTATCATTGATGTCTACGTTGTAGATGGTACGGTCAACCTGGTAGGGTTCATGGCTGATGAATTGTCCGCCGGTCTCCGTCGGTTGCAGACCGGTCGTGTACAAAACTATCTGGTCATTTTGCTGGCCGGTGTGCTGGCGCTGGCCGGTTTGTTCCTGTCCTAA
- the nuoK gene encoding NADH-quinone oxidoreductase subunit NuoK yields the protein MSSIPLNWYLIVAALLFCIGLFGALSRRNAIGILMGIELMLNAVNINLVAFWRYVEVDGLAGQMFAIVVITVAAAEAAVALALVRALYRSRDTVNVEEIDLLKW from the coding sequence ATGTCGAGCATTCCGTTGAATTGGTATCTCATTGTGGCCGCCCTGCTCTTCTGTATTGGCTTGTTTGGCGCCCTTTCGCGCCGCAATGCCATTGGGATTTTGATGGGTATCGAGCTCATGCTCAACGCGGTCAATATCAACCTGGTGGCATTCTGGCGCTATGTGGAGGTGGACGGGCTGGCCGGGCAGATGTTCGCTATTGTGGTGATTACGGTCGCCGCCGCCGAAGCGGCTGTGGCGCTGGCTCTGGTGCGTGCGCTCTATCGCTCGCGCGATACCGTCAATGTTGAAGAAATTGATTTGCTGAAGTGGTAA
- a CDS encoding NADH-quinone oxidoreductase subunit J family protein, giving the protein MTLEQGIFILASLLMLGSALAMVTARSMFVAALWMIGTFAGVAVLFILLNAGFLGIVQILIYIGAIAVLILFAIMLTPDVMGLKPGPRYTGQWPLAAVMASTLAAVIVLLLVRAGSDWRIADHAPDVANFAVQLGEAFMTHYLLPFEVASGVLLVALIGALVIVRDE; this is encoded by the coding sequence ATGACACTGGAACAAGGCATTTTCATTCTCGCCAGTCTGCTCATGCTGGGGTCGGCGCTTGCAATGGTGACGGCTCGCAGCATGTTCGTAGCCGCACTCTGGATGATTGGCACGTTTGCCGGCGTGGCGGTGCTCTTCATCCTGTTGAACGCCGGCTTTCTGGGGATTGTGCAAATCCTCATCTACATTGGTGCGATTGCGGTGCTCATTTTGTTCGCGATTATGCTCACCCCCGACGTCATGGGGCTGAAGCCAGGCCCGCGTTACACAGGGCAGTGGCCGCTGGCGGCTGTGATGGCTAGCACCCTGGCGGCGGTCATAGTGCTCTTGCTGGTGCGCGCTGGGAGCGACTGGCGCATTGCCGACCACGCACCTGATGTAGCCAACTTTGCCGTCCAATTGGGTGAAGCCTTCATGACGCACTACCTCTTGCCGTTTGAGGTGGCTTCGGGGGTGTTGCTGGTGGCGTTGATTGGCGCGTTGGTGATTGTCAGGGACGAATAA
- the nuoH gene encoding NADH-quinone oxidoreductase subunit NuoH, with product MQQLDRLFITIGDWFHSLLAQWLPEPVVSAIGMLLSALIIMTIAAVTMLYMTYLERKVVARIQDRIGPNRVGPFGVLQPIADGIKMFTKEMIVPTQAHKVVYNLAPVLAVTPAMMAFAVIPFGRDMVASDLDVGLLYLIAVSSVTEIAIVMGGWASRNKYSLLGGMRAAAQMLSYEIPMVLVVLSLVLMVGSLRLSDFVDVQTVPLALLQPFAFVVFLISAAAEVARSPFDIPEAESELIAGYHTEYGGMRFALFQMAEFVAALGMACIMVTLFLGGWRSWIIPLPSWLWFVIKTFILINVWFWFRGTFPRLRIDQLQSLAWKFLVPASLLHAIMTAVLVTFFPLVKDGQLVVQGAEWLTTTVVYFVANVVLLFVLMVLYRPYVRRTVRQLRVATPAATARQQEVQAA from the coding sequence ATGCAGCAACTCGATCGCTTGTTCATTACGATAGGGGATTGGTTCCATTCACTGCTGGCGCAGTGGCTGCCCGAACCAGTGGTGAGCGCTATCGGTATGTTGTTGAGCGCGCTCATCATCATGACGATTGCCGCCGTGACCATGCTTTACATGACCTATCTGGAACGTAAGGTCGTGGCGCGCATTCAGGACCGTATCGGTCCCAACCGCGTCGGTCCGTTTGGGGTGTTGCAGCCCATTGCCGACGGGATCAAGATGTTCACCAAGGAAATGATTGTGCCCACGCAGGCGCACAAGGTGGTCTACAACCTGGCGCCTGTGCTGGCGGTGACGCCCGCGATGATGGCGTTCGCCGTCATTCCGTTTGGGCGTGATATGGTGGCATCGGATTTGGATGTGGGGTTGCTCTACCTCATCGCGGTCAGCTCGGTGACCGAAATTGCGATTGTGATGGGGGGCTGGGCAAGCCGCAACAAGTATTCGCTGTTGGGTGGCATGCGTGCCGCCGCGCAAATGCTCTCGTATGAAATCCCCATGGTGCTGGTGGTGCTCAGCCTGGTGCTGATGGTTGGGTCGCTGCGGTTGAGCGACTTTGTGGATGTGCAGACGGTGCCGCTGGCGCTTTTGCAACCCTTCGCTTTCGTGGTCTTCCTGATTTCCGCCGCCGCTGAAGTGGCGCGTTCCCCGTTCGATATTCCCGAAGCCGAATCCGAATTGATTGCGGGCTATCACACCGAGTACGGGGGAATGCGCTTTGCCCTCTTCCAGATGGCGGAATTCGTGGCGGCGTTGGGGATGGCCTGCATCATGGTGACGCTTTTCCTCGGTGGGTGGCGCTCGTGGATTATCCCGCTGCCCTCGTGGCTCTGGTTTGTCATCAAGACGTTCATCCTCATCAACGTCTGGTTCTGGTTCCGTGGGACGTTCCCGCGCTTGCGCATTGACCAGTTGCAATCCCTGGCGTGGAAGTTCCTTGTACCGGCTTCGTTGCTGCATGCGATTATGACGGCTGTGCTGGTGACGTTCTTCCCGCTGGTGAAGGATGGGCAATTGGTCGTGCAAGGTGCTGAGTGGTTGACAACGACAGTCGTGTACTTCGTGGCAAACGTGGTGTTGCTCTTCGTGCTGATGGTGCTTTATCGCCCGTATGTGCGCCGCACGGTGCGCCAGTTGCGTGTGGCAACGCCTGCCGCGACGGCACGACAGCAGGAGGTGCAGGCGGCATGA
- a CDS encoding NADH-quinone oxidoreductase subunit A — MREYAVLGAFLLVGIILPAAVVIGGWLLGPKRANPVKNSTYECGLETVGETWIQFKVQYYVYALIFVIFDIEVVYLYPWAVAYNRLGLFALVEALIFAGILVAGLFYAWRKGALAWF; from the coding sequence ATGCGCGAATACGCAGTTTTGGGGGCTTTTTTGCTTGTCGGCATTATCTTGCCGGCCGCAGTGGTGATTGGCGGGTGGTTGTTGGGGCCCAAGCGTGCCAACCCCGTCAAAAACTCCACGTATGAATGTGGTCTTGAAACGGTCGGCGAGACCTGGATTCAGTTCAAAGTGCAGTACTACGTGTACGCCCTGATTTTCGTGATTTTCGATATCGAAGTGGTCTATCTCTACCCGTGGGCGGTCGCGTACAACCGTCTCGGGCTCTTCGCGTTGGTGGAGGCGCTGATTTTCGCCGGCATCCTCGTTGCAGGGTTGTTCTACGCGTGGCGAAAAGGCGCGCTGGCGTGGTTCTAA
- a CDS encoding CYTH domain-containing protein, which produces MGVEFEVKFRLPSGGWHSFRSLQELGRFRLKPLPPIQVHDVYYDTAARELLHAGYGLRFRTSKGRTVATLKTLATVTPEGVQRRNEIEALLPSPTLHVHAWPPSRARDTLLQLIDTLPLEELFVIEQYRERKAVMQGGRFLAELFHDRVELRAGHLTETWYELEVERRLDADEEHLHEIATLLQQEFGLDIERRSKFHRGLKLRERLDLTRLSS; this is translated from the coding sequence ATGGGCGTTGAATTTGAAGTAAAGTTTCGCCTCCCATCGGGTGGTTGGCATTCTTTTCGGTCGCTACAAGAGTTAGGGCGCTTTCGGCTCAAACCACTGCCGCCGATCCAGGTGCATGATGTCTATTACGACACCGCGGCGCGTGAATTGTTGCATGCGGGCTACGGCTTGCGCTTTCGCACCAGCAAGGGGCGCACCGTGGCGACGTTGAAGACGTTGGCGACGGTCACACCCGAGGGTGTGCAACGCCGCAATGAAATTGAAGCATTGCTCCCCTCACCCACATTGCACGTCCATGCGTGGCCCCCTTCGCGGGCGCGTGATACCCTGCTGCAGTTGATTGACACGCTGCCACTGGAAGAGCTGTTTGTCATCGAACAGTATCGTGAGCGAAAAGCCGTGATGCAAGGGGGGCGTTTCTTGGCGGAATTGTTCCACGATCGGGTCGAGTTGCGCGCGGGGCACTTGACCGAAACCTGGTATGAGCTGGAAGTGGAGCGCCGCCTGGACGCCGACGAAGAGCACTTGCACGAGATTGCTACCCTGCTTCAGCAAGAATTTGGGTTGGACATTGAACGGCGTTCCAAATTCCACCGTGGTTTGAAGTTGCGTGAACGGCTCGACTTGACGCGCTTATCTTCGTGA